One genomic region from Catenovulum adriaticum encodes:
- a CDS encoding MerC domain-containing protein, which yields MFKIQLLSDKLAIALSSICVVHCLFFPFIIVLVPSLSAVLNIDHEVFHKGLLYIVVPLGLFALFLGYRRHKNSLVLWIGLSALFTLSIVAILGHKVLGEQLEIILTVITASILAYAHFRNFKFSKQHQCNTSNKK from the coding sequence ATGTTTAAAATTCAGTTGTTAAGCGATAAATTGGCAATAGCACTATCCTCTATTTGTGTTGTTCATTGCTTATTTTTTCCTTTTATAATCGTCTTGGTTCCTTCGTTGTCGGCAGTGTTAAACATTGATCATGAAGTTTTTCATAAAGGGCTACTTTATATTGTGGTACCGCTTGGTTTATTTGCTTTGTTTTTAGGTTATCGCCGTCACAAGAATAGCTTGGTACTCTGGATTGGTTTAAGTGCCCTATTTACGCTTTCCATTGTTGCAATTTTGGGGCATAAAGTACTTGGCGAGCAACTTGAAATTATATTAACGGTTATCACTGCGAGCATACTGGCATATGCACACTTTCGAAATTTTAAATTCAGCAAACAACATCAATGTAATACCTCAAACAAAAAATAA